One window from the genome of Hydra vulgaris chromosome 02, alternate assembly HydraT2T_AEP encodes:
- the LOC136075914 gene encoding general transcription factor II-I repeat domain-containing protein 2-like, producing MASAKRRRCDTESGHGGRVFNPSWTTDYFVHEQSNSIICLICLEKIAVCKSYNVNRHYTTKHAVSYDKFKGQFRIDKIELLNKTFLAQQSVMKTKVISSYSATKISFLMAEAIAKSGKPFCTGDLLKNCLKIFCKEICPEKTPTVEDLSLLHQTIARRVEDPSKNVELSLNEKLNKCEPYSLALDKSTDRGNTTQPAIFIRGITSNFDVIEELLDINHMKDTTGGEDILSEVKKTLVKFELPEKKLCGVTTDGASTLTGKNIGFIALLKKSINHEIISYHCIIHQEQLCAKVLEMKNVMELVINTVNFTRSRGLNHRQFKQLVEGCGSEAEDVIYFSQVRWLSRAATLKRFWILLPEIVLFLKIKGKDTSLLENIDCLNDLAFLIDMTQMLMELNLKLQGKDQLISKLFENVETFVLKLKLLKQQLSSKVLVHFKALSERNINTIDSERYCTLILKLVDEFDTRFCDFKKEKNMLDLFAHPFSIKAETVRNKFQMEIIELKNNKDLKEAYKEVELLEVYKKYMSIEVFPHLCTHAIKYFSLFGSTYNCEEFFSKMKHVKTEQRNKLTDEHLTNTL from the coding sequence atggCTTCAGCTAAAAGACGTAGATGTGATACTGAAAGCGGTCATGGGGGTCGTGTATTTAATCCTTCTTGGACAACTGACTATTTTGTACATGAACAAAGTAATTCAATTATATGTCTAATTTGTTTGGAGAAAATTGCCGTGTGTAAAAGTTATAATGTGAACAGGCACTACACTACAAAACATGCTGTAAGTTATGACAAATTTAAAGGCCAATTTCGAATTGATAAGATTGAATTGTTGAACAAAACTTTTCTTGCACAACAATCAGTGATGAAAACTAAAGTGATTAGCTCTTACAGTGCtaccaaaataagttttttaatggcAGAAGCTATTGCAAAAAGTGGTAAACCTTTTTGTACTggagatttattaaaaaactgtttaaaaatattttgtaaagagATATGTCCTGAAAAAACACCTACTGTTGAAGATCTTAGCCTCTTACACCAGACTATTGCTAGAAGAGTTGAAGATCcatcaaaaaatgttgaattatcattaaatgaaaaattaaataaatgtgaaCCCTATAGTCTGGCACTGGATAAATCAACAGACAGAGGTAATACTACTCAGCCAGCCATTTTTATTAGAGGTATAACTAGTAACTTTGATGTAATTGAAGAACTGTTAGATATTAATCATATGAAGGACACAACAGGAGGAGAAGATATTCTCTCTGAAGTGAAAAAAACATTGGTGAAATTTGAATTACCAGAAAAGAAACTCTGTGGTGTCACTACAGATGGAGCAAGTACACTAACaggaaaaaatattggatttatTGCATTACTTAAGAAATCCATTAATCATGAAATTATTTCATATCACTGCATTATACACCAAGAGCAGTTATGTGCAAAAGTATTGGAGATGAAGAATGTTATGGAACTTGTTATTAATACTGTTAACTTTACAAGAAGTCGTGGCCTTAATCACAGACAGTTCAAACAATTAGTTGAAGGTTGTGGTAGTGAGGCTGAAGATGTAATTTATTTCAGCCAGGTTAGATGGCTTAGTCGAGCTGCTACTCTGAAAAGATTTTGGATATTATTACCTGAAATAgtgctttttctaaaaattaaaggGAAAGACACAAGCTtgcttgaaaatattgactGTCTGAATGATTTGGCATTTTTGATTGACATGACTCAGATGTTAATGGAATTAAATCTTAAGTTGCAGGGTAAAGATCAACTTATTagtaaattgtttgaaaatgtagaaacatttgttttaaaattaaaacttctgAAACAACAATTAAGTTCTAAAGTACTTGTCCATTTCAAGGCATTATCAGAAAGAAATATTAATACAATTGACTCTGAAAGATATTGtactcttattttaaaattagttgatGAATTTGACACAAGATTCTGtgattttaaaaaggaaaaaaatatgttagacTTATTTGCGCATCCATTTTCCATCAAAGCTGAGACAgttagaaataaatttcaaatggaAATAATAgaattgaaaaacaataaagatcTTAAAGAAGCCTACAAAGAAGTAGAATTGttagaagtttataaaaaatacatgagCATTGAAGTTTTTCCTCATTTGTGCACACatgctattaaatatttttcactttttggaAGCACATACAACTGCGAagagtttttctcaaaaatgaAGCATGTAAAAACAGAACAGAGAAATAAATTGACAGATGAACACCTTACTAATACCCTTTGA